Proteins from a genomic interval of Brachybacterium vulturis:
- a CDS encoding HAD family hydrolase, translating to MTTSAPTSITDREATRARLGEHLTGLAGATLLIGLDVDGTLVDHDGAMTPEMHRVLQRAAEEHTVVIATGRSLGATLPIVETAGITRGYAVCSNGAVTVEMDPEAPGGHRIIDTRSFLPGHALRTLREVAPDAHYAVEMSDGTFRSTAGFQDASFGVQAIESDLDELMELEAVRVVVHVPDLSPQEFSKVIADSGVHGVEYSIGWTAWLDMAAPGISKASALDALRERLEIDTGRTVAVGDGFNDVEMLTWAGVGVAMGQAPQGVKDVADVVTDSIFEDGTMLVLEQLLD from the coding sequence ATGACCACCTCCGCCCCCACCTCGATCACCGACCGTGAGGCCACCCGTGCCCGCCTCGGGGAGCACCTGACCGGCCTGGCCGGTGCGACGCTGCTGATCGGGCTCGATGTCGACGGGACCCTCGTCGACCACGACGGCGCGATGACCCCCGAGATGCACCGGGTCCTGCAGCGGGCCGCCGAGGAGCACACCGTCGTCATCGCGACCGGCCGTTCCCTCGGGGCGACGCTGCCGATCGTCGAGACCGCCGGGATCACCCGCGGCTACGCAGTCTGTTCCAACGGCGCCGTCACCGTCGAGATGGATCCGGAGGCCCCCGGCGGTCACCGCATCATCGACACCCGCTCCTTCCTGCCCGGCCATGCGCTGCGCACCCTGCGCGAGGTCGCGCCCGATGCGCACTATGCGGTGGAGATGTCCGACGGGACGTTCCGCTCCACCGCCGGCTTCCAGGACGCGAGCTTCGGGGTCCAGGCGATCGAGAGCGATCTGGACGAGCTGATGGAGCTCGAGGCGGTGCGCGTGGTCGTGCATGTGCCGGACCTCTCCCCGCAGGAGTTCTCGAAGGTCATCGCCGACTCCGGCGTGCACGGCGTCGAGTACTCGATCGGCTGGACCGCCTGGCTCGACATGGCCGCTCCCGGCATCTCCAAGGCCAGCGCCCTCGACGCGCTGCGCGAACGGCTCGAGATCGACACGGGCCGCACGGTCGCCGTCGGCGACGGCTTCAACGACGTCGAGATGCTCACCTGGGCCGGCGTGGGCGTGGCCATGGGCCAGGCCCCGCAGGGCGTGAAGGACGTCGCCGACGTCGTCACCGACTCGATCTTCGAGGACGGCACCATGCTGGTGCTGGAACAGCTGCTGGACTGA
- a CDS encoding NAD(P)H-quinone oxidoreductase — MRAMTITEDHRLELAELPEPVPAPGEVLVDVVGAGVNRADLAQVAGKYPPPPGASELPGLEVSGHRRDTGEPVVALLAGGGYAEVVAVPEPQLLPAPQGRDLVEAAGVIEVCATVISNLVIEAGLAEGETVLIHGGTGGIGTVAIQLARHLGARVLTTAGSDEALPAVRELGADMAWNRHSTDLLAAVRETGGADVILDVVGGPTLGENVRMLREHGRLVIIGTLGGATGELPIGLLMGKRARVIGTTLRSRPTEAKRQILEAAEALVWPLLASGELQIPIHARMPLEHAAEAHAVLREGGHLGKIVLQVAPPARRG, encoded by the coding sequence ATGCGCGCGATGACCATCACCGAGGACCACCGCCTCGAGCTCGCCGAGCTGCCCGAGCCGGTCCCGGCCCCCGGCGAGGTGCTGGTCGACGTGGTCGGCGCGGGCGTGAACCGCGCCGATCTCGCCCAGGTCGCCGGGAAGTACCCGCCGCCGCCCGGCGCCTCCGAGCTGCCGGGGCTGGAGGTCTCCGGCCACCGCCGCGACACCGGCGAGCCGGTCGTGGCGCTCCTGGCCGGCGGCGGCTACGCGGAGGTGGTCGCCGTCCCCGAGCCGCAGCTGCTCCCCGCACCGCAGGGCCGTGACCTGGTCGAGGCCGCGGGCGTGATCGAGGTGTGCGCGACCGTGATCTCGAACCTGGTGATCGAGGCCGGGCTGGCCGAGGGCGAGACGGTGCTGATCCACGGCGGCACCGGCGGGATCGGCACCGTCGCGATCCAGCTGGCCCGGCACCTCGGCGCCCGGGTGCTCACCACGGCCGGCTCCGACGAGGCGCTCCCGGCCGTGCGCGAGCTCGGCGCGGACATGGCCTGGAACCGGCACTCCACGGATCTGCTGGCGGCGGTGCGGGAGACCGGCGGGGCGGACGTGATCCTCGACGTGGTGGGTGGGCCGACGCTCGGCGAGAACGTGCGGATGCTGCGCGAGCACGGGCGTCTGGTCATCATCGGCACCCTCGGCGGCGCCACCGGCGAGCTGCCGATCGGGCTGCTGATGGGCAAGCGCGCCCGCGTCATCGGCACCACCCTGCGCTCCCGCCCCACCGAGGCCAAGCGCCAGATCCTCGAGGCCGCCGAGGCGCTGGTCTGGCCGCTGCTGGCCTCGGGCGAGCTGCAGATCCCGATCCATGCCCGCATGCCGCTCGAGCACGCTGCGGAGGCTCATGCCGTGCTCCGCGAGGGCGGCCATCTGGGCAAGATCGTCCTGCAGGTCGCACCGCCCGCGCGCCGGGGCTGA